A genomic window from Chitinophaga pollutisoli includes:
- a CDS encoding copper-translocating P-type ATPase, translated as MKPGESSPHHPEHHHHPADHTHVHHAAPKTAPMHDHAADAGHGGHDHHGMIGDFKKRFYATLILTIPVLLLSPMIQHWMGVDWQFPYSDKLLFALSTIIFVYGGWPFLKGWVNEMKSRNPGMMTLIGFAISVAYIYSAATVFGLEGMDFFWELATLILIMLLGHWIEMTSVAGASRELEALVRLMPSTAHLIRNGDISEIPTDQLQKGDLILVKPGEKIAADGIITEGESAVNESMLTGESKPVEKQPAGKVIAGSINGNGALRIQVTHGSKESYLQQVIQLVNEAQQDKSRTQLLADKAARWLTLVAIVAGLATFFAWYWSGSSLAFAIERMVTVIVICCPHALGLAIPLVVAKSTALAARNGLLIRNRTAFENARKITTLVFDKTGTLTVGEFAVARYASLTPDLQDNDILRFAYALEQSSEHPIATGIVAKAKELGLPADPAGNITAITGKGITADLNGAAIAVVSPNALQHPPEKIRAGETLVYVLRNDTPVGFIALSDQVRPESAEAIRTLHAQHIKTVLLTGDNKVVAEDVARSLGMDQFFAEVLPHQKLEKIAQLQKSGEFVAMTGDGVNDAPALAKADVGIAVGSGSDVAAETADIILVNSNPKDVASLVLFGKATYRKMIQNLAWATGYNVIAMPLAAGVLSGAGILLSPAAGAVLMSISTIVVAINAGMLKIRE; from the coding sequence ATGAAGCCTGGCGAATCCTCTCCACATCACCCGGAACACCACCACCACCCGGCAGACCATACACACGTACATCACGCCGCACCGAAAACCGCGCCCATGCACGATCATGCCGCAGATGCCGGTCATGGCGGTCACGACCATCACGGCATGATCGGGGATTTCAAAAAAAGATTCTACGCTACGCTGATACTCACCATCCCCGTACTGTTACTTTCCCCCATGATCCAGCATTGGATGGGGGTAGACTGGCAATTCCCCTATTCGGACAAACTGCTGTTCGCACTGTCGACCATCATTTTCGTGTATGGCGGCTGGCCCTTTCTCAAAGGCTGGGTGAATGAAATGAAATCCCGTAACCCGGGCATGATGACCCTCATCGGGTTCGCCATCAGCGTGGCTTACATCTACAGCGCCGCCACCGTGTTCGGGCTGGAAGGCATGGACTTTTTCTGGGAACTGGCTACATTAATCCTCATTATGCTGCTGGGCCACTGGATCGAGATGACCTCCGTTGCCGGCGCATCGCGCGAACTGGAAGCGCTCGTCAGGCTGATGCCTTCCACCGCCCACCTCATCCGCAACGGAGATATTTCCGAAATACCGACCGATCAGTTGCAGAAAGGCGACCTTATCCTCGTGAAGCCCGGCGAGAAGATCGCGGCTGATGGTATTATTACCGAAGGCGAAAGCGCGGTGAATGAATCCATGCTAACCGGCGAATCGAAGCCGGTGGAGAAGCAACCCGCCGGCAAGGTGATCGCCGGCTCCATCAACGGCAACGGCGCCTTGCGCATCCAGGTGACGCACGGCAGCAAGGAATCGTACCTGCAACAAGTGATCCAGCTGGTGAACGAAGCGCAGCAGGACAAGTCGCGTACGCAGCTGCTGGCTGACAAAGCCGCGCGCTGGCTCACGTTGGTTGCCATCGTTGCCGGCCTCGCCACATTTTTCGCCTGGTATTGGAGCGGGAGCTCCCTGGCATTCGCCATCGAGCGGATGGTAACCGTGATCGTGATCTGCTGCCCGCACGCATTGGGGCTCGCCATCCCGCTGGTAGTGGCCAAATCCACGGCGCTTGCCGCGCGCAACGGGCTCCTCATCCGCAACAGGACCGCTTTCGAAAACGCCCGCAAGATCACAACGCTTGTTTTCGATAAAACAGGCACGCTGACCGTTGGCGAATTCGCCGTAGCGCGGTATGCTTCACTCACGCCGGATTTGCAGGACAACGACATCCTCCGCTTCGCCTACGCGCTCGAACAGAGCTCTGAGCACCCCATCGCCACGGGGATCGTGGCAAAAGCAAAAGAACTGGGTCTTCCGGCGGACCCCGCCGGTAACATTACCGCCATCACTGGGAAAGGGATTACGGCCGACCTGAACGGCGCCGCCATCGCCGTGGTGAGCCCCAATGCGCTGCAGCACCCGCCGGAGAAGATCCGCGCCGGCGAAACATTGGTATATGTATTGCGCAATGATACTCCTGTGGGCTTCATCGCCCTCTCCGACCAGGTGCGGCCGGAATCCGCCGAGGCCATCCGCACGCTGCACGCGCAGCACATCAAAACCGTACTCCTCACCGGCGATAACAAAGTGGTGGCGGAAGACGTGGCGCGCAGCCTCGGCATGGACCAGTTCTTCGCCGAAGTGCTCCCTCACCAGAAACTCGAAAAAATCGCACAGCTGCAAAAATCAGGTGAATTCGTAGCCATGACGGGAGACGGCGTGAACGACGCGCCCGCCCTCGCCAAAGCCGACGTAGGCATTGCTGTTGGCTCGGGCAGCGACGTGGCCGCCGAAACGGCGGACATCATCCTCGTTAACAGCAACCCCAAAGACGTCGCCAGCCTCGTCTTGTTCGGCAAAGCCACTTACAGGAAAATGATACAGAACCTCGCCTGGGCCACGGGCTACAACGTGATCGCGATGCCCCTGGCCGCGGGGGTATTGTCGGGCGCAGGGATTTTGCTCAGCCCCGCAGCGGGTGCCGTGCTGATGAGTATTTCCACCATCGTGGTGGCCATTAATGCCGGGATGCTGAAAATCAGGGAATAA
- a CDS encoding ATP-binding protein gives MKITAAITRLMDTGVKRVPEEKHCQLRIINSLAIAIGTSLFALGVIYFFISGAPITFFGNTAALLCFSSVMLINHFGKLQAATMWLVFLQSVWAVYFDWLLGPGVIFMIACMSMISLTYLTIENHFRQILAVVMLSLAIVMMEWHLLNGKPPYLLLSDSVIRSLRWTNIAWHVSVPLLCIYHYKKSYNALLAELRHKKDELEKSNNSRKLFLQETSHEIRNPLNAIFGIVQLMRMDIQNGRSPETMAGLVDHLYVASFNVKDIINNVLELSRIESGQTDALQLRDVKTQPFLHNIIRIYELLAQAKSVSIRLHISPRLPQTVRTDEVKLSQILNNLLTNAIKFTNNDSVIDVHGGVTGDEWFISVTDQGGGISEDKQEIIFEPFVSVKKTFVEGTGLGLYITQLFARQLGGRVEVSSVVGQSTTFTVSFPIPEGAVLPVCEEVKTKAPRFAGSTVLVVEDDRMNQIILRNFLLSQGIHVLAAENGTDGLAIAREKTPHLIILDSHMPTMNGSEMLRHLKSDPILQHIPVIIASGDAFTESAERFRREGASDYVVKPIEFTALGHVLEKHLHQP, from the coding sequence ATGAAAATCACCGCCGCAATCACCCGACTGATGGATACAGGAGTCAAGCGGGTTCCTGAAGAAAAACACTGCCAGTTGAGGATCATTAATTCCCTCGCCATCGCCATCGGCACGAGCCTCTTTGCGCTCGGCGTGATTTATTTTTTCATCAGTGGCGCGCCCATCACCTTCTTTGGCAATACCGCGGCTTTGCTCTGCTTCAGCTCGGTTATGCTAATAAATCATTTCGGCAAACTGCAGGCCGCCACCATGTGGCTTGTATTCCTCCAATCCGTATGGGCAGTTTATTTCGACTGGCTGCTGGGCCCCGGCGTGATCTTCATGATCGCCTGCATGTCGATGATCAGCCTCACTTACCTCACCATCGAAAATCATTTCCGGCAGATACTGGCCGTGGTCATGCTCAGCCTGGCCATCGTGATGATGGAATGGCACCTGCTGAACGGAAAACCGCCCTACCTCCTCTTATCCGACAGCGTCATCCGGTCGCTGCGGTGGACCAACATCGCCTGGCATGTCAGCGTTCCATTGCTTTGCATCTATCATTACAAGAAATCTTACAACGCATTGCTCGCGGAATTGCGGCATAAAAAAGACGAACTGGAGAAATCCAATAATTCCAGGAAACTGTTCCTTCAGGAAACGAGCCACGAAATCCGCAATCCGCTGAACGCCATCTTCGGCATCGTGCAGCTCATGCGGATGGATATCCAGAACGGACGCTCACCCGAAACCATGGCGGGGCTGGTAGACCATTTGTATGTGGCCAGTTTCAATGTAAAAGACATCATCAACAATGTGCTGGAATTGTCGCGCATCGAATCGGGGCAAACGGATGCATTGCAGCTCCGCGATGTGAAGACGCAGCCCTTTCTGCATAACATCATCCGTATATACGAATTGCTCGCCCAGGCCAAATCCGTTTCCATCCGCCTGCACATTTCGCCGCGCCTGCCGCAGACGGTCCGTACCGATGAAGTAAAACTGTCGCAGATATTGAACAACCTGCTCACCAACGCCATCAAGTTCACCAACAACGATTCCGTGATCGATGTGCATGGCGGGGTAACGGGAGATGAATGGTTTATCAGCGTCACCGACCAGGGCGGTGGGATATCCGAAGACAAGCAGGAGATAATTTTTGAGCCGTTTGTGTCGGTGAAGAAGACGTTCGTGGAAGGAACCGGCCTGGGATTGTACATCACCCAGCTTTTCGCCAGGCAGCTGGGCGGGCGCGTTGAAGTAAGCAGCGTGGTGGGCCAAAGCACGACGTTTACCGTATCTTTCCCCATTCCGGAAGGCGCGGTGCTCCCCGTTTGCGAAGAAGTAAAAACCAAGGCTCCACGGTTCGCGGGCAGTACGGTGCTGGTGGTGGAAGACGACCGCATGAACCAGATCATCCTCCGCAACTTCCTCCTCTCGCAAGGCATTCACGTGCTTGCGGCGGAAAACGGGACCGACGGGCTGGCCATCGCCCGGGAGAAAACACCGCATCTCATCATTCTCGACTCGCATATGCCCACCATGAACGGCAGCGAAATGCTCCGGCACCTTAAAAGCGATCCCATCCTGCAACATATACCCGTCATCATCGCTTCCGGTGACGCATTCACCGAATCCGCCGAACGGTTCCGCCGCGAAGGCGCGAGCGATTACGTCGTGAAGCCTATCGAGTTCACCGCGCTCGGCCACGTGCTGGAAAAACACCTCCATCAGCCGTAA
- a CDS encoding ankyrin repeat domain-containing protein: MKTILLALALGLTMPACAQQEKETSKMDNSANKQLQTAAAKGDTAAIRFALRAGAQIESRDAEGRTPLMTAVYKYQSQAAQALIDAGANVNAQDKILNSPFLYAGAEGMTDIVRMCMKAGADYTVYNRYGGSALIPACERGHVETVIALLEDKTFPIDHINRLGWTGLLEAVILGNGGENHIKIVQLLIDAGADLNIADKDGVTTLQHARQKRQTEIIRLLEKAGAK; the protein is encoded by the coding sequence ATGAAGACAATTTTACTGGCGCTCGCACTGGGCCTTACAATGCCTGCCTGCGCGCAGCAAGAAAAAGAGACGAGCAAAATGGACAACAGCGCAAACAAGCAATTACAAACCGCCGCCGCCAAAGGCGACACCGCCGCGATTCGATTTGCGCTCCGTGCCGGCGCGCAAATCGAATCGCGCGATGCCGAAGGCCGCACGCCGCTGATGACCGCCGTTTATAAGTACCAGTCACAGGCCGCGCAGGCGCTCATCGACGCAGGCGCAAACGTGAATGCACAGGACAAAATCCTGAATTCCCCGTTTCTGTACGCCGGCGCCGAAGGGATGACCGACATTGTGCGGATGTGCATGAAAGCCGGCGCGGATTACACCGTCTATAACCGTTATGGCGGTTCCGCCCTCATTCCCGCCTGCGAGCGCGGGCATGTGGAAACGGTGATTGCGCTGCTGGAAGACAAAACATTCCCCATCGACCACATCAACCGACTCGGATGGACGGGCCTGCTGGAAGCGGTGATCCTGGGCAATGGGGGCGAAAACCATATCAAAATCGTGCAATTACTCATTGATGCGGGCGCCGACCTGAATATCGCTGACAAAGATGGCGTTACAACGCTGCAACATGCGCGGCAAAAAAGACAGACCGAAATCATCCGCCTGCTCGAAAAGGCGGGTGCGAAATAA
- a CDS encoding helix-turn-helix domain-containing protein, whose translation MASKHHLPVIRIQDICIPLKAEVFSIFRHEEQGRASLPQPHKHDFYMLLVVIRGSGTHTIDFTPYPVKAGSVYFLAPGQPHDWKLSPGTKGFQLMFGRDFLTGDTLQWPFFSFSANPHLALPPKPFAAVVRELESILEEYAVADFLSVRIITYRLLALLTMLERFYEDAHPTPNQPPVQRLVKQFLSLLEKHYRENATVEYYAAQLHVTPQYLNIVCRKETGITAGNLIRRRLLLEARRLLTLTTQDVKEIAYELGFSDTSYFSRFFRRYSGQSPLAFRQQFQKVPESPQ comes from the coding sequence ATGGCTTCGAAGCACCACCTGCCCGTTATCCGCATACAGGATATTTGCATACCCCTCAAAGCGGAGGTATTCAGTATTTTCCGCCATGAAGAGCAGGGCCGGGCGAGCCTTCCGCAGCCGCACAAACACGACTTCTACATGTTACTGGTGGTGATTCGCGGCAGCGGCACCCATACCATCGATTTTACCCCTTACCCTGTAAAAGCCGGCTCCGTGTACTTCCTGGCGCCGGGGCAGCCGCACGACTGGAAACTATCGCCCGGAACGAAAGGTTTCCAGCTGATGTTCGGCAGGGATTTTCTAACGGGCGACACGTTGCAATGGCCATTCTTTTCTTTCTCCGCCAATCCACACCTGGCCTTGCCGCCGAAGCCCTTCGCCGCGGTAGTCCGGGAGTTGGAAAGCATCCTGGAAGAATATGCAGTGGCGGATTTCCTGTCGGTCCGTATCATTACGTACCGGCTGCTCGCGTTGCTGACGATGCTGGAACGATTTTACGAAGATGCACATCCCACGCCTAACCAGCCACCGGTGCAGCGCCTCGTGAAGCAGTTCCTTTCGCTGCTGGAAAAGCATTACCGCGAAAATGCCACGGTGGAATACTACGCCGCGCAACTGCACGTAACGCCGCAATACCTCAACATCGTTTGCCGCAAGGAAACCGGCATTACAGCGGGCAACCTGATCCGGCGGAGACTGTTGCTGGAAGCGCGCCGCCTGCTCACGCTCACCACGCAGGATGTGAAAGAGATCGCGTATGAACTGGGGTTCTCCGACACGTCCTATTTCTCCCGTTTTTTCCGCCGGTATTCCGGCCAGTCTCCCCTCGCCTTCCGGCAACAGTTTCAGAAAGTACCCGAATCTCCACAATAA
- a CDS encoding PKD domain-containing protein, translating to MKQLSLLIFLLAFFTGLRADHITGGEMYYTVLSRSNGGTTYQVTLKQFRSCGTPGRQFYDPIYIGVFRRGNNSEYQMLRIPLNREEQISHTSTDPCITRPPLVCYYVGYWVFSVTLPDSPDGYIITSQVTNRVDLISNLMAGYGRIGATYTAEIPGTAQLATAPDNRSAQFTGSDLVTVCAENPFDYSFAATDPDGDELRYFFCDAYLTAGYSSGGGGGPGGGGANNSEPPLAPPYTSVPYGGQFSGDAPLGVRVNIDAMTGLITGIAPETGIYVVTVCVQEIRNGIVIATQRKDLQINITGCTLATATLQPEYMLCGNSQQLVVANRSNSPLIARWDWEFRNAAGQLVYTGTNPTADFTFVQPGTYTVKLTTNRGMQCPDSTEALALVYPGFNPAFTTTGSCISKPVSFTDQTTTNFGSVNYWYWDFGQPNVMTDNADQQNTSWTYPSSGPFTVTLIAHNSVGCKDTLRQTVTILDKPPIGLTFRDTLICPPDPLTLQATGTGIFTWSPAVNMTGAQTATPRVNVTGETKYYVDLDQNGCLNRDSVLIRTTNQVTLQMPADTLICLGDTIRLRPQSNGLVYNWSPGTGLLSPGAPAPLVRPPGDTRYLLTASVSACTANGSVWVRTVPYPIARAGADTMICFGTEAQLHAATDGSAFSWSPLLPGTLDPVIRPAATTAYIFTATDTRGCPKPARDTVLVTVLPKVQAFAGRDTSVVVGQPLQLYASGGSGYQWSPGAGLSNPGIADPVAAYHRPGTGIRLKVLVTDQAGCADSAFMTVKVYNTLPQVFVPTGFTPNGDGINDWLRPIGAGIREIRFFRVYNRWGQLVYSGQENNRGWDGRINGQLQGSGTFVWQVSAVDYLGADFFLTGTATLLR from the coding sequence ATGAAGCAACTGTCGCTCCTGATCTTTTTGCTGGCTTTTTTCACCGGCCTGCGCGCGGACCATATCACCGGCGGGGAAATGTATTATACGGTATTATCCAGGAGCAACGGCGGCACCACTTACCAGGTAACGCTCAAACAATTCCGCAGCTGCGGCACTCCCGGCCGGCAGTTCTACGACCCCATCTACATCGGCGTTTTCAGGCGCGGCAATAATTCGGAATACCAGATGCTGCGCATACCTCTCAACCGGGAGGAGCAGATCAGCCACACCAGCACCGATCCCTGCATCACCCGTCCACCGCTGGTTTGCTACTACGTCGGCTACTGGGTATTCTCCGTCACCCTCCCCGATTCGCCGGATGGGTACATCATCACTTCGCAGGTAACGAACCGGGTAGATCTGATCAGTAACCTGATGGCGGGCTACGGCCGCATCGGCGCTACCTACACCGCCGAAATCCCCGGCACCGCGCAACTCGCCACCGCTCCCGATAACCGCAGCGCGCAATTCACGGGCAGCGACCTGGTGACCGTGTGCGCCGAAAATCCATTCGACTACAGCTTCGCCGCCACCGATCCCGATGGCGACGAGCTCCGGTATTTCTTCTGCGACGCCTACCTGACCGCGGGCTATAGCAGCGGCGGAGGCGGCGGCCCCGGCGGAGGCGGAGCCAATAACAGCGAGCCACCCCTGGCGCCGCCATATACCAGCGTGCCATACGGCGGCCAGTTCAGCGGAGATGCCCCCCTGGGCGTGCGCGTCAACATCGATGCCATGACCGGCCTCATCACCGGCATCGCGCCGGAAACGGGGATCTATGTGGTTACCGTTTGCGTCCAGGAAATCAGGAACGGCATCGTGATCGCCACACAACGGAAGGACCTCCAGATCAACATCACCGGCTGCACCCTCGCTACCGCCACACTCCAGCCCGAATACATGCTATGCGGCAATTCGCAGCAACTGGTCGTGGCCAACCGCTCCAACAGCCCGCTCATTGCGCGGTGGGACTGGGAGTTTCGCAACGCCGCCGGCCAGCTCGTTTACACCGGCACCAACCCCACGGCGGATTTCACGTTCGTGCAACCGGGCACCTATACCGTGAAGCTCACTACCAACCGCGGCATGCAATGCCCGGACTCCACGGAAGCCCTCGCGCTCGTGTATCCCGGTTTTAACCCCGCATTTACTACCACCGGCAGCTGCATCAGCAAACCCGTTTCCTTCACCGACCAAACCACCACCAATTTCGGATCGGTGAATTACTGGTATTGGGATTTCGGGCAGCCGAACGTGATGACAGACAACGCAGACCAGCAAAACACCAGCTGGACGTACCCTTCCTCCGGCCCGTTCACCGTTACGCTCATCGCCCACAACTCCGTGGGCTGCAAGGATACCCTCCGGCAAACGGTCACCATACTCGACAAACCGCCTATAGGGCTGACGTTCCGCGATACGCTCATCTGCCCGCCCGACCCGCTCACGTTGCAAGCCACCGGAACCGGGATCTTCACCTGGTCGCCGGCGGTGAACATGACCGGCGCGCAAACGGCGACGCCGCGGGTGAACGTAACGGGCGAAACGAAATATTACGTCGACCTCGACCAAAACGGCTGCCTGAACCGCGATTCCGTGCTGATCCGCACTACCAACCAGGTAACGTTGCAAATGCCCGCCGACACACTGATTTGCCTCGGCGACACCATCCGGCTGCGGCCGCAATCGAACGGACTGGTGTATAACTGGTCGCCGGGTACTGGGCTGTTGTCTCCCGGCGCGCCGGCTCCGCTGGTGCGGCCTCCGGGCGATACGCGCTACCTGCTCACCGCCAGCGTAAGCGCTTGCACGGCGAACGGGAGCGTTTGGGTGCGGACGGTACCCTATCCCATCGCCAGGGCGGGCGCGGATACGATGATTTGCTTCGGCACGGAAGCGCAATTGCATGCGGCGACAGACGGGAGCGCCTTCAGCTGGTCGCCCCTGTTGCCCGGCACACTGGACCCCGTGATAAGGCCTGCCGCTACCACCGCGTACATTTTTACGGCCACCGACACGCGCGGATGCCCCAAACCCGCGCGGGATACGGTATTGGTAACCGTATTACCGAAAGTGCAGGCATTCGCCGGGCGCGACACGTCGGTGGTGGTGGGGCAACCTTTGCAGCTGTACGCTTCCGGCGGCAGCGGTTACCAGTGGTCGCCGGGCGCGGGGCTTTCCAACCCTGGCATCGCCGATCCGGTAGCGGCGTACCACAGGCCCGGCACGGGCATCCGATTGAAGGTGCTGGTTACGGACCAGGCGGGTTGCGCGGATTCGGCTTTCATGACCGTGAAGGTGTACAATACATTGCCGCAGGTGTTTGTGCCCACAGGTTTCACGCCCAACGGCGATGGCATCAACGACTGGCTGCGGCCCATCGGCGCGGGGATCCGGGAGATCCGGTTCTTCAGGGTGTATAACCGCTGGGGGCAACTTGTTTACAGCGGCCAGGAAAACAATCGCGGGTGGGACGGGCGCATCAACGGGCAGTTGCAGGGCAGCGGCACGTTCGTTTGGCAAGTGAGCGCGGTGGATTATCTCGGCGCCGACTTCTTCCTGACCGGCACGGCCACCCTGTTGCGATAA
- a CDS encoding response regulator, with protein sequence MTTTLPNILLIDDDTDDQEIFLSALAFIDNQIRCSLAANGQEGIDHLNVSASLPDIIFLDLNMPVMNGMQFLQELKGSHRAKNVPVVIYSTASDQQTIRQALELGAFQFYTKPEKFSELVSMLHSLLYPATR encoded by the coding sequence ATGACGACAACTCTACCCAACATTTTGCTGATCGACGATGATACGGACGATCAGGAGATCTTCCTGTCGGCCCTGGCTTTCATCGATAACCAGATCCGGTGTTCGCTTGCCGCCAACGGGCAGGAAGGCATCGATCACCTGAATGTATCAGCCTCCTTGCCCGACATCATTTTCCTGGACCTCAACATGCCCGTCATGAACGGCATGCAGTTTTTGCAGGAATTGAAAGGCAGTCACCGCGCGAAGAACGTCCCCGTCGTCATCTATTCTACCGCGTCCGACCAGCAAACCATCCGGCAAGCCCTGGAACTGGGCGCTTTCCAGTTTTACACCAAACCGGAGAAGTTCTCTGAACTGGTGAGCATGCTCCATAGCCTGCTTTATCCCGCCACGCGCTAA